The genome window AACTGCCAGACAAACAACGACGTCGCATCCAACTCTCGCGTGTACCGCTCCAGACACGCCATGTGGGCGGCAAATGCCAGGGCGCACCCGAGCGTGAGCAGGTCTCCGAGATTGACGATCGTAGTCGGCTTAACCAAACACCACAACCCGACGGTCGCGATCCCAGCCGCAACCCACGATCGCGGGCCGAAACGCCGCAAGATGAGCGGAACGAACACGACATAGAGCGTCGTGATAAAGGCAGAATTAGACGCCGTGGTGTATCCGAGCCCCACGGTTTGCAGCACATAGCCAAGAAAGAGCCATCCGGTCGCGATCGCGCTGGCTCGGAGGACCGCCCTGTCCATCGAGACCGGGCGAGCCATCAGAACCAGGCATAGCCCCACGAGTGCCGCACCGAGGAGAAATCTCAAGAAAAGGAACGACAAGGGGGGAATTTGGTCAAGCGCCGCTTTCGTCGCAGGAAAGGTCGCTCCCCAAATGAGAGTGGTCAGAAGTAACGCAAATCGGGGCATGGGATTGAAAGAGCACTGAGACTTGGGTGATGAGTGCTGGGCTTGAATCTCAGAGAATGACTCAGGACCGAGCACTCAGAACTCGGCACTGCCTCTTACGGTCGACACAACGCACAGCGCCGCTGCACGTTCGTCCCGGCCTGCTCCATGGCCCGAAGGGCTCGATCTTTATCGGGGTAATCGAACCACCCTCCCTCCCAAAAGTCACTGGAGAAGACATTCGCGGGAACTTCCGAGCAACGTTCTTTATGAAGTGTCACGCGATCAATGGAGCGGGCGATATGGACCCAATAAATCATGACGGCCAATCTACACTGGAAAGGGAGTGCCGGACGGAATCACCGAGGCGTTGCTTCGATGACCCCGCCCGACAATCGAATTACGGAACGAGAATCCACTCGTCTTTTTCGATCACGACCTTGACGCCGGTCTCCAACTTCTTCACATCGTCTTTGTCGAAGAGCCGCATATACCGTTCAATGCGATCCTCGTCATCAATGCGCTCTTCCTGCATCATCCCGTTGTTCCCTTTGTACTTTCTAATCAACACCGACATCGACAGCCTCCTGTGATTCACTCTGGCAGTTCAACTACTTGGTTGTGTACAATAAGATAAAGTTCGTCGGCCGGTCAAGGGCACCGGTGTGGTATTTGCCGGGATTCCTCCGTGTGTGAAATTCATCGACGGTGCGGATCTGCCAAGAGAAAGGGAACTCGATCATGCCTGTGTATGAGTATCGGTGTGG of Nitrospira sp. contains these proteins:
- a CDS encoding DMT family transporter, which codes for MPRFALLLTTLIWGATFPATKAALDQIPPLSFLFLRFLLGAALVGLCLVLMARPVSMDRAVLRASAIATGWLFLGYVLQTVGLGYTTASNSAFITTLYVVFVPLILRRFGPRSWVAAGIATVGLWCLVKPTTIVNLGDLLTLGCALAFAAHMACLERYTRELDATSLFVWQLVAMSGLMLVAMAWEHPTLSAFEPTTVLMIGLGVTGVLATLAFAVQMWAQQLLPAQQVALIFSLEPAYAAWLAWYFLGESLDWLGWLGSGLILIAVIIGSLGATVAEADRPLRTSPAA